In Atopobium sp. oral taxon 416, the genomic stretch ATAGTGCATATCGATCACATACCAGTTGTGAAATCCTCCCATGCGCTTAATGAACTGTTTTGCCTCTGCATCATCTGTTATCTCATTCCATGCCATGTTTAAAACCTTTCTGTCTGATTAGTTCTCTGATCCTTAAAATAACTATCTAGTACTTTGTATCGTTATATTTCTCTATAGTAGGACTTTTAAGAATGATACAGAGTATCAATTAATAAGTAATTCCGATTTAATCCCTAAACCTCTGGGATATTCCTCTTATCGTTCACTGATTCTCTATAAGTACTCTGTTTTAATTTATATAATCCCCTTGCTGAGTTTCTTACAGCCCAGAATCGAGCTTTCAGTACTGTAACCTCATATAGGAGAGCTCGTAGTCTCATGCAGTCGATCGCAACGAATCGTTAATGCCAAACTATAAAAGAAAGTATCACCACCATTGCGTGGCATTCATGTTAAGCCATCAAACAGTGAGACGACGCCTCGTATGGCATAGAACTTTTTACAGTACAAGATCCCTTATTCGATAACTGCACGCACGGTATTCGGAAACTCTGCCACATACCCCGCCGGCTCAGGTACATACAACAGTCCATAACTTACCGATATATTCCAATCCGTGGGTACCGTCCACAGGAGTGGGTGTACCTCTCGCCATATTGGCAATGTCACCAATGCCAGCTCCTCATTAACAGCACGGTTAAAGATTTCTGCACGATACTGCAGGAGATCAACCAGCTTGATATCGGGATAGTCACGGTGTATACGGTCACACAGTACATCAATATCGCCATCCCATCCACGCCGGACCAGCATCAAGGAGTGCCTGCGCAAATCATCTAAGGTCACAGCGTCGAGTGAAGCCAGCTCTCCGTCGATTGAGACCGCGCAACGCAGTGGTTCGCGGCAGAGTTCCAGCCCCGCACAGGAATGCTCTGCGAGAAAATTGTTGTCGAAGACGCCCACAATCACATCCATGTCAAACACGAGATCCGCAAGCCCACGGGCTACCCTTGCCCATTCTCGAAGGTCACTACCTGCAGGCTCATCCCCGGACATTGTTTCTTGATCTTGGGCCACAGCCTGGCTAACAGTGTCGACGGCATCATGAACGACACCCTAACCCGCACGATCCGCTTCTCTTCATGCTGCACCATACGGGCGCGAGCTACTGACTCATGGGAGTACTACACGATATGTTTGGCATCCTTCAGCAGGCTCTCCCATTACAGTGAGAGATAGTCCCTAGGGAAACGATGATTAATGCCTATGCCGGCCGCAAAAGGCCACGTGGCTGGTCCTTTCTGGCACATCATTGGGAATTAATCATCGTTTCCCTAGAGTAGTTCGTCGGCTCCCAGCATCTCCATCGAAGACCTTGTGGGGGCGGCAGACAAGGGAGCAGCTTAAGTGCAGGATGCGCTTCTACTTACACCTGTCGCTTCTGATAGCAGACAAGCTTAGATACCTGTAGATCGACAATGGGGGGCACTGGCCTCATCTTCTAGATTGTCTCGATAAGCTATAAGAGGGGCTCGACGGCGCGTCGGTAAGCGTGGGGATAGCATGTGGGCCGACGTCTTCGGCAATGCGCCTATAGCCTTAGCCATAGCCGACAGGCTATACTACCGCTGCCATCTCATACGCATCACGGAAAGCTCCTACAGGATCAAGGACCTGCCTGCAGCCAGCCTCTCTCAAAGGAGGGCACAGGCACCGATTCTGGCTGATCCTATTGCCCCGGCTGGTGCAGATATATTGCCCAAATCGGTAAGTCTGGGGTTGACTTTAACAATCGAGGACGACTACCTGTTTTCCATGGTGGGGAGTGACCTACCTGAAGGCCAGGGCCGACCACAGGATCTGCCCGATGGGGCTTGACAGGGACGCGATGAAGGAGCTCATAGGGCTTAGGCTTAAGGAGTGAAAGCCACACGAGACCTGGAAGAGATTCCTCTCCTCACTGCGCGCCTGTGGGCAGTCGGGCATGAGCATGTTTACCTTAGATGCCCACGAGGGGGCCCGCAGGCGACACACAGGTGCACCAGGACCTCGAAGGCTCAACGCCGAGGTGACGCGCGCCCAGAAGCTCATCGCTATATTCCCGAGCGAGGACTTACTCATCAAGCTCGTGGGGACCTACCTTATCGAGGAGAGCGACAGATGGGCGGCAAAGAGCAAGCAGTACTTGCCTGCCGGCGGTCGAAGAGCTATGAGAGGAAAAAGGAGGCGCTCGCAAAGATAGCCTGTACACAGCGGCAGATGAGGCTTGATTTGTGATGGCTTGCAGACGGCGGTTGCTTATGAGCTAATTTACACACAAATTTGGACTTGACTGCATCGAGAGCCGCTACCATCTCCCGATCCTCATCACCGAGAATGACATGGGCGCCCGAGAGGAGGCAGACGCTGACGGCGTGGTCCACGACCAGTACCGCATCGACTACCTCGAGGCCCACATGCGCCAGACAGAGCTTGCCGTGGCAGACGGCGTCAACCTCATCGGCTACTGCCCCTGGGCCTTCGCCGATCTCGTGAGCACGCACAACGGTTCTGCCAAGCGCTATGGCTTTATCCGTGTCGACCAGGACGATACCGACACCAGCACCTATGCCCACACGCCCAAGGACTCCTTCTGGTGGTATACACACTCCATCGAGACAAACGGTAAGGCGCTCCACGGAGCATAAAGAGTCACATCTTCAGACTGACACGCTAGCCCAGCAATGTACCCGGCAGGACTTCTGCTCTTCCTGCGATTGCCTGAAGCCTGCAGCCGCATCATATCTTCGGTTCTGCGTGCTGAATATTATTTTTACGTACTATATAGTACGTGTTATATCACCGGAGATTGGAGGGCTGACATGTTCGTTGCGCGCGAAAGAGAGCTTGCATCGCTTGAGCAGATGTACCGCAAGAACAGTTTCCAGATGGCCATCATCTATGGCAGACGACGCGTAGGCAAGACTGCACTCATTGACAGGTTCATCGAGGACAAGCCGGCACTCTACTTCACTGCACAGCAGAGGACGATACGACAGAATCTTGAGCTCTTCAGTATGCAGGTCTATGAATTCTTCTCGATGCCGCAGACGCTTCCGGCTTTCTCGTCGTGGCACGATGCAATAGCGTTCGTTGCAGACAAGGCCGCCAGCTGGACCGATTCGCGTCCTTTCGTCTTTGTCTTCGACGAGCTACCGTATGCCGTCGAGACGGAGCCATCTCTCCCATCGGTGCTGCAGACAGCAATAGACCACGGGTTTGTACAGACGAATACCAAGATCATTCTCTGCGGTAGCAACGAAGGGTTCATGGAAAGCGAAGTACTGAGCAATAGGAGCCCCCTCTATGGACGCCGGACCATGCAGATTCATCTTCAGCCGTTCGACTACCTGGACGCGGCGAAGATGCTTCCTAGAACTAGCCACGAGGACCTCATCGTCTACTATGCGACATTCGGCGGAACGCCGTATTACCTCGCACAGATCGATACTGCAGAAAGCTATACCGAGAACGTGCGCAGGCTCTGCTTCAGCCCGCACGGGCTACTCTATGAGGAGCCTCTGATGCTTCTGCGCGAAGAGCTTCGAGAGCCGGCTTTCTACAATTCCACGCTCGACGCAATAGCCGCCGGCGCAACTTCATCTTCCAGAATCGCGGAGCAGGCTGGCATCAATCCGAACTCCATCAGCAGATACCTTAGGATACTTGACGGCCTGCGCATCATCGAGAAAGCGGTTCCCCTCGGAGGAGGATCTTCCTCCAGAGATGCCCGCTGGCGTATCAAGGACCCTTTCTTCTCCTATTGGTACCGCTTTGTAAGCAGATATCTCGGCAGCATCGAAGAAGGAGCGGGCGACGCTATCGTGCCGTATGCCACCCAAGGCCAGGCATTTGCCACCTATGTTGGCAAGCAGTTCGAAACTGTCTGTCTTGAATGGGTACGCCGGCAGAGCATGGAGGGCAGGCTTCCCTTCGCAGCGCTCGAATTCGGGCAGTGGTGGGGTACCGATCCAGAAAAGCGGGAGCAGACCGACATCGGTGTGGTAGCCACAAACAGCATCGAACACAAGTTATTGGTCGGTGAATGCAAATGGCGCAGCTCATTCAATGAGAGCGCTGCAATAGAAGCGCTTGAGCACCGCTCCACCCTCCTCAAAGGATTCATCAGACGCTACTTCATGCTCTTCACAAAGGAAGAGACGAGCAAGACGACACAGGAGAAAGCATATGCCAGAGAGGGCCTCCAGCTCGTGACAGCAAACGAGCTGTTTGAAGAGCTTTGACGAAGCAGAGGTGTGTTAGAGCCGAATCATCCTGTACCACTTCGTGCCGTACTCATCAGTACAATATTGAATGATACGGAACTGTAGTGCATCCACTCTAGGGAAACGATGATTAATTCGCCTCGATGAGGTAGCTGGGGCTGTACGCTGTATGACATCGGCTTAAAATGTCTCGAACCACACAGTGCCCATATCCACATAGATGCCTATCTGCCTGCGGATATGTTATAATTACAGCAACGTATTCCAGCATATCCAAAAGGAAGATATGGGCAGATAGATGAGCTTTTAGGACCTTAAATCCTAAGGTCTAAGGAGAAAGACCCGGCGGGAGGCACACCTGGAGCGGATGGATACGATCGTTGTGTGGGATAGCTGGATTGCACTGGTAGATACCAGCTACCACTGACAGGCTCTTGTCAGGCATGTGCGTGCTGTAAAGACAAAGCTTTAGGATGTAGCCTGCTTTAGGTCATGTTTGCTCTCTTAAGACGAGGGAACCTAAGGATGCTATCCTGGATTGCCACTCCTGGCAGCGCTTCTGTGCACGCAGACCTCATGCAGCCGCAGGTGCCAGATGCGACGACACTTGCGAAGATGCGCCATAGCCTTAAAGCGAGAGGAGTTCGGCAAGGCTATGCTTCACGATCTGAACTTAGAAGCTTGAAAAGGCAGGGATCATGGGCGCAAGGCGGCTCCATTGTGGAC encodes the following:
- a CDS encoding family 1 glycosylhydrolase, which codes for MESRYHLPILITENDMGAREEADADGVVHDQYRIDYLEAHMRQTELAVADGVNLIGYCPWAFADLVSTHNGSAKRYGFIRVDQDDTDTSTYAHTPKDSFWWYTHSIETNGKALHGA
- a CDS encoding ATP-binding protein; amino-acid sequence: MFVARERELASLEQMYRKNSFQMAIIYGRRRVGKTALIDRFIEDKPALYFTAQQRTIRQNLELFSMQVYEFFSMPQTLPAFSSWHDAIAFVADKAASWTDSRPFVFVFDELPYAVETEPSLPSVLQTAIDHGFVQTNTKIILCGSNEGFMESEVLSNRSPLYGRRTMQIHLQPFDYLDAAKMLPRTSHEDLIVYYATFGGTPYYLAQIDTAESYTENVRRLCFSPHGLLYEEPLMLLREELREPAFYNSTLDAIAAGATSSSRIAEQAGINPNSISRYLRILDGLRIIEKAVPLGGGSSSRDARWRIKDPFFSYWYRFVSRYLGSIEEGAGDAIVPYATQGQAFATYVGKQFETVCLEWVRRQSMEGRLPFAALEFGQWWGTDPEKREQTDIGVVATNSIEHKLLVGECKWRSSFNESAAIEALEHRSTLLKGFIRRYFMLFTKEETSKTTQEKAYAREGLQLVTANELFEEL